The Argopecten irradians isolate NY chromosome 4, Ai_NY, whole genome shotgun sequence genome has a window encoding:
- the LOC138321535 gene encoding dopamine receptor 3-like yields MAMADYTYSLEFFDRQNDKQNLVLVTVVTLICIFGLIGNFHVVLVYTCRLKTKTTFKGCIVWLAVLDLLNCITVMPMDVTYFMHPYSVYNTAGCKMKHYLEQVVIFSAVAVTLVIAIDRYRKVCKPTYRQIRYREGRLLCGILVLVLALALTPVPVMMGMEEIELVSYNVTLQKCGIDNSYKDSVVPKIVIYFFVCVLYVASTAVVGVYFQLGKYLRQRNNKFLIPASIRRRISKRVSRKETFSKADLRKIKADPSYHPSPSPTSSTCSDESNFVSETHPRSVFHTRNSDCVEYQFDITQLQNSDRKYSMSDIDSGMATGSQGSKDRREIVNARKRKGAVTSIASMPDDFWPDAYETDEFMAKNTNDEYEDVEIRDISGEAFQHSEENGDGMSSTQREDQSDHSQCYYATEKYTEEITTITRNQIKRKPKKDLTGSCKSTKRLLTTMDSNLDASTLRQYSIRNGGLISEDKRGCNSVFYNRMSTNVNHGAFLSEKRERRQQRNNAVVKMCYIIAVVCLLCILPATISFLLTFAKLNKNNFGYVFVRLGRRSPYLRSCLNPFIYGFLDTKFRGACLDLYAILAHKLCGVELRTERQLSHRSTYRTHFTLNNMVHVAR; encoded by the coding sequence ATGGCCATGGCGGACTATACATATTCGCTGGAGTTTTTTGACCGCCAAAACGACAAGCAGAACTTAGTACTAGTGACTGTAGTTACACTGATCTGTATCTTTGGATTGATTGGGAACTTTCATGTCGTTTTAGTTTACACGTGTCGTCTGAAGACGAAGACGACGTTCAAAGGTTGTATCGTTTGGTTGGCTGTCCTTGACCTTCTGAATTGTATCACGGTTATGCCTATGGACGTCACGTATTTCATGCATCCGTACTCCGTCTACAACACGGCTGGGTGTAAAATGAAGCATTATCTGGAACAAGTTGTGATATTTTCAGCTGTGGCCGTGACATTGGTCATCGCTATTGACCGGTACCGAAAGGTGTGTAAACCAACCTATCGCCAAATCCGGTACCGTGAAGGGAGACTACTCTGCGGTATCCTTGTCCTGGTTCTGGCTCTTGCTCTCACGCCCGTCCCAGTGATGATGGGGATGGAGGAGATAGAGTTAGTGTCATATAACGTCACCCTGCAGAAGTGTGGCATTGATAATTCCTACAAAGACTCAGTGGTTCCAAAGATCGTCATATACTTCTTTGTGTGTGTGCTTTATGTCGCGTCCACAGCTGTTGTTGGTGTTTATTTTCAACTAGGGAAGTATCTTCGTCAACGAAACAACAAATTCTTAATTCCCGCATCCATACGGCGAAGAATTTCAAAACGAGTTTCGCGAAAAGAAACGTTTTCCAAAGCAGATCTGCGAAAAATAAAAGCTGACCCTTCGTATCACCCTTCTCCATCCCCAACGTCTTCAACTTGTTCAGACGAAAGCAACTTTGTGTCTGAAACCCATCCTCGAAGTGTGTTTCATACAAGGAATTCGGATTGTGTGGAATACCAGTTTGATATTACGCAATTGCAGAACAGCGACAGAAAATATAGCATGTCGGATATCGATAGTGGCATGGCTACGGGCAGTCAGGGCAGCAAAGATCGACGCGAAATTGTAAACGCTAGGAAAAGAAAGGGTGCTGTTACATCTATAGCCTCCATGCCAGACGATTTCTGGCCAGATGCCTACGAAACTGACGAGTTTATGGCAAAAAACACGAACGATGAATATGAAGACGTGGAAATTCGTGACATATCCGGGGAAGCATTTCAACATTCGGAGGAAAATGGTGACGGTATGTCCAGTACACAGCGAGAAGACCAAAGCGATCATTCTCAATGTTACTATGCCACCGAAAAATATACTGAAGAAATAACTACCATCACACGAAATCAAATCAAGAGGAAACCAAAAAAGGACCTGACTGGTAGTTGTAAATCCACAAAAAGACTTCTCACAACGATGGACTCTAATTTGGATGCTTCAACTCTTCGTCAATATAGCATTCGAAATGGGGGACTTATTTCTGAAGACAAGCGAGGATGCAATTCTGTATTTTACAACAGGATGTCGACAAATGTCAATCATGGTGCATTTCTGTCAGAAAAACGCGAACGGCGACAGCAGAGAAATAATGCAGTCGTAAAGATGTGTTATATCATAGCTGTGGTCTGTCTTCTGTGCATACTGCCGGCCACCATATCATTTCTCCTGACGTTCgccaaattaaacaaaaacaattttggATATGTGTTTGTGAGGCTTGGTCGGCGATCTCCATATCTCCGGAGTTGTCTCA